The Ptychodera flava strain L36383 unplaced genomic scaffold, AS_Pfla_20210202 Scaffold_37__1_contigs__length_1687728_pilon, whole genome shotgun sequence genome contains a region encoding:
- the LOC139127799 gene encoding uncharacterized protein, which translates to MKGGSLIWIRDGEDTNRHSLNPLKYYKEVKMEDNNATYQCVFRNVGIHFNWACKKNITFKVQYPPLSKGNRQVCIKEGDNLNLTCSYKEGNPPIQDLIWHLPFNENTTSILNPLLIENKQEGRNNPEIYTCSVFNTLFNGEQTYVLVNISVFTYRKCQVLEVLQDSIP; encoded by the exons ATGAAGGGAGGCAGCCTGATATGGATAAGAGATGGGGAAGATACGAACAGACATTCTCTAAATcctttaaaatattacaaagaagTCAAAATGGAAGACAACAATGCGACGTATCAGTGTGTGTTCAGAAACGTCGGAATTCATTTCAACTGGGCCTGCAAAAAGAACATCACATTCAAAGTCCAAT ATCCACCTCTGTCAAAGGGCAATCGACAGGTATGTATCAAGGAAGGCGACAATCTAAACCTGACTTGCTCTTACAAGGAGGGTAATCCACCAATTCAAGATTTAATATGGCACCTACCGTTCAACGAAAATACTACTAGTATCTTGAATCCACTTCTGatagaaaataaacaagaagGGCGAAACAATCCAGAGATTTATACTTGCTCAGTGTTCAATACCTTGTTCAACGGAGAACAGACTTACGTGTTGGTCAATATAAGCGTATTCACATACCGTAAGTGTCAAGTTCTAGAAGTTCTTCAAGACAGCATACCTTAA